Within the Arachis duranensis cultivar V14167 chromosome 10, aradu.V14167.gnm2.J7QH, whole genome shotgun sequence genome, the region ttaattttaggattaagagattttaggaataaaatcaaaattaatttaaattagatattAATTTCCTAAACAAGTGGAAagtgaatatataaaaaataatatagttaACATTTTAGATTTAAAACCGGATTAAATACTTATGAGTGATTGATTATATAGCATTTTTCCataaatttataacaaaaaatacatgcataccatattttcaaaaaatcataaaacacTGAAAGAGAAACTAATTATGGCATCGTTATCTATAcataattgataattattaGCTACTAGCATGTCattttaactattattattcgtatagaaaaaatatacattctttatatattttttaaaaataatttattttttataaataacttttgatatcaaaaaataaaatatcacaaAACTTGTTAAAGATTAACCCTTCACTTGTTCCGTTCTTAATTTTTCCATAATAATCCAATCTCACAAGGACTGGAAGCAGCGACACCTCCTTCAACTTTCTCTCAGATCCGGCTTCTTCAGCCTTCACCCATTTCACCAATTACCTCTCCTTTCTCACCAAATAAacctccctcttctctcttacATTTAGGGTTCCCAAAACCCTATCAAGAATACACAAAACCCTATCAAGAATAACACggcaagaagaagaggaggcagCATCACATCATGGCGGAGCACCTTGCATCGATATTCGGAACAGAGAAGGACCGCGTCAACTGTCCATTCTACTTCAAGATCGGAGCGTGCCGCCACGGCGACCGCTGCTCCCGTCTCCACAACCGCCCTACGATCTCCCCAACTCTCCTCCTCTCCAACATGTACCAGCGCCCTGACATGATTACCCCCGGCGTCGACCCTAACGGCCAGCCTCTCGACCCTCGCAAGATCCAGCAGCACTTCGAAGACTTCTACGAGGACATCTTCGAGGAGCTCTCGAAGTTCGGCCACATCGAGTGCCTTAACGTCTGCGATAATCTTGCTGACCACATGATCGGAAACGTCTACGTCCAGTTCCGCGAGGAGGATGAAGCCGCCGCCGCACTCGCCGCCCTGCACGGCAGATTCTACTCTGGCCGCCCTATAATTGCTGATTTCTCACCTGTTACTGACTTTCGTGAGGCCACGTGTCGCCAGTTTGAGGAGAACAGCTGTAACCGTGGCGGTTACTGCAATTTCATGCATGTTAAGTTGATTGGTAGGGAGCTTAGGAGGAAGCTTTTTGGCCGGTACCGCGGCGGAGGAAGGTATCATATTAGCCGCAGCCGAAGCAGGAGCCGGAGCGCGAGTCCGCGGCATAGGAGGGAGAGGGATTACGATAGGCGTGACAGGGAGAAGGATTATAGGAAAGGGAGCAGGGACAGGCATGATAGGGACAGGGAtaggggaagggagagagatgGCAGCGGCGGCAGGAGGAGGCATGGGAGTCCTGGGAGGAAGAGCAGGAGCGGCAGCCCCCCGGCGAGGGAAGGGAGCGAGGAGAGGCGGGCGAGGATCGAGCAGTGGAACAGAGAGAGGGAGGAGAAGCAGTGAACCTGAAGTGATTGTTGGTATTATTTTTGAAGTGGTTGTGAATCTTGATGAACCTAACAttgtgttttttaattttaagttgcTTTGTGACTTGAGGTAATCATTTTTACTGggttttatttcaaatttagtATGAAGTTTCAACTTCTATGAAGTCTGTGTATGTTATAGTAGGGTGGAAGTTATGATAGAACTTCTTATTTTTACTTAGTTTCTGAAGTGTATTTTGTCTTTTACTATGTTGTTGAGCATCCGTATGGTATTGTTCGAACTTTTGGATAGTAATAAATTAAGCGTTAACTAATGATAACATGCTAGCTCGTGGTTAGTTCAGCCTAATGTTAGGTAGCTTTACCTTTAGGTGATTTTTTTAGAGGATCAATTGGTTTGCACACTGAATAGCTTTGGTTTATGTCCTGTTGCAGTAAAATTTCAAtcttgtgtgtgtgtgtgtgttgttGTTGAATCTTGATGATGCAGTTTTGCTTTTAACTTTTCAATGTGTTAAATTTGATGCTAAGCCTGTCGATGCCAAACATGCTAGTATGTGATGATTGacctgaattttatttttttatgttttttgggGGGGTGGGGGGGTGTCGAGGCTCGAGTTTGTGAGAGCAGACTTGATTTGAGTGTTTTCCTAAGTTGGAaccttaaaacaaaatttatgaGGTTAGAATATGTATCTTGTTAATAATAAGTAGGTAAAAAAGCTTGGACAAAAGGTCTCTCCTTTGGGGTTGGTGATGTAGACTGTGTAGTACTACTCCCTTTCATTTATATTGTCTGCCTTCTGGATGATTCAATTCCTGGTTTCGTAGTGGTTGACAGTGATCTGTTGCAACTGCTTATAGCATCTTATAGTACATGCGTACAATAGGCGATCGCACATGACACGTGGTTTGGCTGTGGCAAGATAGCAACTTTCATTCTGCATCGACAGATAAATGAAGCACCTATTCATTGAGACTTTCTCCATTTGAGTCGCATCTATTCCATACAATTTCTTTCATTCAGGCTATTTTGGAGGAGTATCTGTTCTGATCTCACATCCTATTTCTCATGCTCTGTCATGCCTGTTTGGATCGGTGAAGTGCTTGATGCTACTACCTCTGTTGTTGAAAGTTGGAACTATTGGGCAGTCTGTGATACTGCAGCCCTCTTTTCTAAATCTCTATTCTTTGCTTCTGGGTGTGGGCTATATTGCTTTCCCAATAAGCAATACTTCAGTTGGTTTTTCTTCTGCATCCCATTTTTCTGCTGCACTTGTCCACTAAGTGATTGATTGATGTCTATTTGTCACTAGGTTGGATTTTTGTCCTGTCAGATATActcttcattctctccttttCATTCACAGGAGTTAGAGGCTCACATCATACTCATTTTCCTGTGTCAGTGATctacttttcttccttttctgctGTCTCTATTCTAATTTCGCCagtttttgtttccttttccttttaacACCCTAAAAATACTTTCAAATTTCAGGACCTTTGTTGTTTTTTGTGGAAGTCTTTAAGATGACTAtctagtttaatttttaaaccgTATTGAGCATTTCATAGTAATGTGATATGCTTCatgtttattgaaaaagctGCACTTCTCGTATATGCCATTGCTTTAGTCGTGCAAGCCGCCAACTACTGCAAGTGTGCTATTCACCGTTAGACTATTGGCAGGTGTCTATTTTTATGTAGTAGGAGCATTTCTGTGTTTAAACTGCTGGCAGCTGGCAGAAAAACACTCATCAGTTTCTTCCTGCTTGTATATATTTGCTGTTCCCTTTTTGTTCAGCTGTACAATATCAAGAACTTCACATGCGTGCCTTTTCTCATGTAGGATAGGTGCTTAGGGGGATTGGTTGTGCAGCTGGTGTTCTTGGGATGTAGGATTTGCAGTTCAAAAGATTAACCAGATTGGGGTTGAATTGCCTCCTGTAAGATGCATGTTTCCCTTTTcagttgttatttttatttttgaacacTGGTGATTAATTATAAGATTGAATCCTTTTCTTCGCATGTTAACTCGAGCAGGTCCACCTGTGAATTATAACATGCTTTCTTTGTTGTCTTTACAGCACTATAGGTGTATAAAGGCATGTTTTGAGGGAAGTGTTGTTGATGATTCCAAGTGTAATACTACAAATATGGGACAACTAAGATGGGCTATTTATGATCTGTGGGATTTCTTATTTCTGCCGCTTAGGCTATAGTGGTGTTTGAGCTCTCCTAATTCCTAGGCTGACCAGATACAGCTTAGTCTTTGCCATCAATTTGGCTACTCTGATTGCTTTAGGTTAAGCATTGCAACCTAGTTTTCATCGGCTTCTTGAGCGAAGGTATCACATAAGAAAAAATTGTTGTTCACTCGTCAACAAGGATGGCCACTAATAGCCTATGATGTAGCAGTAGGTACCTGCaaccaaaatccaagaaaatgCCAGGTAGTTGTATACTTGGCGTACCATATTCCTAGTTTTCGTTAGGCTTCCTCTGATGATAGCTTAAATTTCTGCTGTAGGGTGTAGATTGATACTTAGGAATTGGCTGGATGTTTGTTATTTTATGGGTAATAGCATTGCTTCCATATGTGTGCACTATCCATGGGGAAGAAGTTTGAGATCAGCTTTATTCAAATTAGGAGTCCCTTCTTAGCATAAGTGAGAGAATTTTTCAAGCAATTCTCTTCTAGACTATTTACAAACTCTTGAGTGAATTTTGGTATCCTCAAACAGGACTAAATAGGCATAGGCTTATTGTGGATTGATTAGTGAAGTTCATCCAGCAGGTCTAAATACTTTATACTAGATTGCACAAAGTTTGGAGATCCCTGTAAAAATTCGTCGTGGATTACGGCGAGAGCAGGCATCGTGGGCATTTCTTGGAAAAGGAACTCTTAAACATTTGAAGAAAGGATTTATACTTATTCACCATGTGTAGTGCATTATTGATACATGGAATAACTGTtgtgcatttttgcatgttcttaatGAGAACCTTTTTAAAGGATCTGAATATGCAAGTGTACACTTCACATTTACATCTGATTCTGCCTGTTGGGGCATACATTATTAATGCTACAGTTTGGTTAAACCGTTAAAGGTTAGTTGCCTAGTTTTAATGTGGTTTCTAATGTTACAGACTTAGGGATTTATGTGGTCGTTTTTACTTGAAAGACCATTGGGAATGGCTTCGGTTATCTTGGATTGTAGTCAGTTGTAATATAAgcgaaatataaaatatgattgGAAGACTCTTGTATTGTTTGGAATTGTTTCATGAGTTTTTGATATCCATCAAGCGAGTGTTGATAAGTTTTACATGAAAAATTTAGACCAAAGCCAGAGTCATCCACCTTTTGTCCAAGGAGTTAAAGTTCCTTAACCCAATGGATGTTATGGGATATGTGTTATGGTCTAGTTGTGGTTAATTGCAGCACTCACTGGGATGATTGGATGAACTATATGCCAGTATGTTATGTGTTT harbors:
- the LOC107471900 gene encoding splicing factor U2af small subunit B gives rise to the protein MAEHLASIFGTEKDRVNCPFYFKIGACRHGDRCSRLHNRPTISPTLLLSNMYQRPDMITPGVDPNGQPLDPRKIQQHFEDFYEDIFEELSKFGHIECLNVCDNLADHMIGNVYVQFREEDEAAAALAALHGRFYSGRPIIADFSPVTDFREATCRQFEENSCNRGGYCNFMHVKLIGRELRRKLFGRYRGGGRYHISRSRSRSRSASPRHRRERDYDRRDREKDYRKGSRDRHDRDRDRGRERDGSGGRRRHGSPGRKSRSGSPPAREGSEERRARIEQWNREREEKQ